The Eremothecium cymbalariae DBVPG#7215 chromosome 1, complete sequence DNA segment ACATCGATCTCAATTTTTCCCTGTTTTTTGATGGACTCTAGTCCATCTGAAAGGACTACGTCACCTATGTTCTTTATCAATGGATTCTCAATTACGCGACTAGTCTTGAGACACTTGCACAAATCCTGTAACTCAATTCCATGTAAGGtcaatttttgaatcatCCCAGTTTCATCATCGGTAACTCCCATATGCGCATAGAGTCGTTGGCAGATTGTGCTCTGCCATTCAGACATATTCTTCTGGAGGGCTTGAAGCCTGTGTGCAAGCTTCGTATTTGAAACAACATTTTTTGAGGATAAGCAAATCTTCGCCAGAAGTGTACACATCTGATTAATAAGCACTGTCACAGCCCCAAGGTATGCAAACTTTTCTCTATCGGTTAATAATGTGTTTGTGAGCGCCAGCTGATCTATAGCAGATCGTACAACAGAATGAGAAGTAATATCGCCTTCAAACTCACCTGTTGTATCACTTGTCACCATAGATCCCGTAGAATTATTCATtactttattattaaaaaggaaatcaGTCTTCTTATTTGTGGCATACGCACGTTGTGCCTGCATTTCACCGGCTGCTTTGGTATATCCAAATGTACCCGAATCCTTAGGATTTACAACCGAACCAAATGAAGCAGAAGATACATTTGACTGGGAAACATCCCCAGCACTTTCAGCCTTCTTCGAAACTGCTAATtctccatcatcatcgtaTACATCATAGGATGCAATGGCTGGCATTTTTTGCcattcttcatctgaagACGACAAAGAATCATTCTGATCTGTTATGTGCACATCAAAAGATGATTCCTTATCCCCCACCTCGTTAGATCCTGGACTTGAACTGCTCTTAGTCTCTACAGCCGCTGCACTCCCACTGCCTGTTGCACTGGCACTGGCACTAGCACTTGACTTCTCATCTACACTGCCCCCCTTTCGCTTATTGCGAGCGTGCGAATCATATAATGCtctcttcatcatatcTGACACATACAAGCCCTGTAAATCATCCATAACACTTAGCCGCCACGACTTCCTATTCGTCCCCCCTCCATCCCCACCCCCACTATCCTTTGCTGTGCTTTTGACAATTGCATCCTTAACGATGTGACTATGTTTGCTAATCCTCAGCTCCCTCAGTCCCACAGATGGATCTTTTTTGCTCATTGATTAAATCCCTATGATATAGTAGTCTAAACAAATCAACTAAAATTTCCTAATACTTGCTGTATGCTCTACCTTGTCGTCCATTACCTTGTAATATCACATATTTCgcatatttcttttgttaTGATACATGTAGCTAATATAATCTTGggaaaagaatataaaggGACTGACATGTTGTGACTGTTACATCCGTACATTATAAGACACATCCGTACATCCGTTTTATTTTCGAATTTTATTCCGACTTTGTTTGAGCGGCTTCGCTTCGcattttggatttggaaCCTCCAGACGCGCGCTGCGCTCCTACCGGTGTGTACTGGAGAAAAATTACATTTAATCAATCAATTGCATCTACGGATACACTTATGACTGCGGTTGCTGAAAGGTACTCAATCAGAAACAGTTGATCCACGCACTAAGATATCAAAGATGGCTCCAAATGTATGTGATTGAGCTATGAAAGAGTTGCTTGACCGCCGGCTTTTCTGGCGGGTTGGGTGGTGTATTGGAATTCCCTATTTCTATTATCGGAACATCTTTTAATGAACGCAAAGACTACAGGTGTTTTGCTACTATAGAACAGCTATTCTGTTTGTTAAATTATTCACTGGGAGGCATAGCCTTCAAAGATGTGATTTTTAATAGCAGTAGGCTTCCAAGATGTCCaaagtttttggttttacTAACggatattttatttttagacTTTCAAAAAGCAAAAGATCGCTAAGACGTTTACTGTTGACGTTTCTTCTCCAACTGACAACGGTGTTTTCGACCCAGCTTCTTACGCTAAGTACTTGGTTGAACACATCAAGGTTGACGGCCACCTCGGTAACTTGGGTAATGCCATCACTGTTGAGGAGAATGGTTCCACTGTTACCATTGTTTCTACCGCAAAGTTCTCTGGTAAGTACTTGAAGTACTTGACCAAGAAGTACTTGAAGAAGAACCAATTGAGAGACTGGATCAGATTCGTGTCTAGCAGCACCAACGAATACAAGTTGACCTTCTACCAAGTCACCCCAGAAGACGAGGAGGATGAGGAATAAACGCACCAACATAAATAAACTAGTTGTATTGTAGGGAttattttctgtttaataaaaattctgggttttttttaattggCACATGGGCCTCTTAACGAGGGGGGAGTCTTTGGAATCTCTCCTCTTCGACCTTATGGAACATTTCTAGACTTATGTACAGAATGAGGATAGTCTTAGTAGCTTCTAGAACACACCCGCAAGCCTATTTGGGGCTTGGCGGATGTTTTGTGGCATTGTTATCCTTACCGTTTCCGCTTTGCTTATGAAATGTACGTAGCTGTAGCGTTTTGAGATTTTGCATCGTCCTCGTCCCGTGTAGTCAGCTTTTCCTAAAAGATGAACtacattttcattttataAACGGTATTTGATGCAGAGAAATCTAATGCAGCCACGTTTGTGAATTATCTTGGTGGATGTCTAAGCAGCCGTCGCATTCTCTCCCGGTACATCATAAAGATACACTACCCCCGCAACAGATTCTTGATTTGTTTAAGGTGGTTTTTAAGCAAGAACTATACGAAAGCGATGAGCAACAGTTGAGCAACGAAATTCAAATTGTCAAGTCGGATCTTTACAATAGGGATTACATTTCTGCGTTCAATACGGCAAGTAAACGAGCTGCATATTGTTGCAGATGGTCACCATCAAGAGCAGTTGCATATGCATCTTTGTTTGCAACTCTAACCCCTGTTGCTGACATTTTGGCCGGTTCAAATTTTGCAGCCGCAAATGTAAAGTCATCCGCTGTGGGTAGGTGCCATAGCACAAGTTTTGGAAGTCAGCCAGAAGACCTGACCAACAATATTTTGTGTATAGGTGGCGGAGCCGGTGGAGAACTGGTAGCGCTGGTGAGTGCCTTTACATTGTCGAGGGATTTCAATTCTAAATTTCAGAAAAAGATACCTTGTTCGAATCAAAATAGACTCTCTATAACACTCGTCGATATTTCAAACTGGGAAGATATTATCCAGAGATTGAATGATTCGATTAATACCAATTGGTTGCATGAGCAAAGTAAATTCCTTAACGtggaatttaaaaatgatgaCATCCTGAAGATACCTCTTGCTGACTTGCAGTTACCAAGGCTAGATCTTATCACGTCTCTTTTCACCACTAATGAACTCTTTTTAGAAAACAGAGTCTCGGCCGTTCGACTGTTTCAGAAGCTAAATACTCATTGTACGTCAGGATGTCTACTCTTGATCGTTGAAAGTGCAGGCAGTTACTCTCATATAACCATAGGAAGTAGAAGATTCCCAATCCAGTTTTTAATAGATACCCTTCTACTGGGGAAACCTGGGGAACAAGAAAAAGGCAATTGGGAGTTGTTATCTAAGGATGATTCATTGTGGTACCGGGGGGATGCCAACTTGAGTTACCCCATGAAATTAGAAAATATGCGCGTCTTCTACAGGCTCTACAGAAAGAAGTAAGTTGGGCCTAAAAATACATAATAAGTATGTCTATAGTTGCTATCAAAATGTCCGGAGCCTGCTTGCATGTATCTTTTACCTGTGTTGCATTACATATACATGTACGATTGGCGTGCGATATCCGTCATAATTAGGATTTTCACATCATAGGATACGTATACTGTTTAAAAAGTGCCCTTGCAGAATGGCAATATCTATCTTATAGTGTATAGCAAATATAAATGTACAGAGACTATCTCACCAAGTTAGTTTGAATTTGCTGGTATTTGCAATATATAGGAGGTTATTGGAGCATCGAtgtcttttttaaattcattaaagTATGTGGTTTTCTCATAgtttgaaatattagtAGTGAGATCAAATTTAAGTTACTAACGTAATGAGGTAATGCAGAGGATTTGGTAGAACTAGTAAGAAAAATAAAGGCTCACCTACGAGAGCTTCACAGGCATCTGTAGCTCATGGAATATATGGAACACCGCAGTCCAACGGTTCAAGATTGTCATTTAGAAAGGGCCGTTCGCCTACAAGAAGGTCCGGTACATCGCAGCAACCACAATCCCAACAGCAGACTACCCAGCAGTCACAGGTTGTAACAGATAAAATAGAATCTCAGCAGGTGATGTTTCTAAGTGAGCCATTTTTGCGGACGGCTCTAGTGAAGGGCTCATTCAAGACAATCGTCCAACTGCCCAAATATGTTGATGTTGGGGAATGGATTGCTTTGAATGTGTTTGAGTTCTTCACCAATCTGAACCAGTTTTATGGAGTTATAGCAGAGTATGTGACGCCTGATGCTTACCCTACTATGAATGCAGGGTCTAGGACAGAATATTTGTGGTTAGATGCTAACAACAGGCAAGTAGCTCTTCCTGCTGGTCAATACATCGATTTGGCTTTGTCTTGGATTAACAATAAGGTGAATGATCAGAATCTTTTCCCCACCAAAAGCGGTATTCCTTTCGCTCAAAATTTCATACGAGATGTTCAAAGAATCATGATACAGATGTTTAGAATATTTGCTCATATCTATCACCACCATTTCGATAAAATTGTCCATCTCTCCTTAGAAGCCCATTGGAATTCTTTTTTCGCACATTTTATTAGTTTTGCAAAAGAATTCAACCTTATTGATAGGAAAGAAATGTATCCATTAGAACTATTGATTGAAAGTCTTGAAAAGCAAGGTAAAATAATTTAATACCAATGCAAATTTATAGCGGCGGTTATCGTAGCTGGCTAGCGTTCACCCGGAATTCGAGGTCATCTGTTGCATACAGACCTGCATAATACTgtaaattatattttattctaaGTGTCAAATTTCTATATACAagatttcttttatatTGTCGATGTTataaagaaataaatgCAGACTATTTACACTGATGCGTCATTTATGCATTATGAACCGCATCAGGTTATCACCACCACAAACCTTTTCTAAAGACAGCTTTTCTGCTTCTaggagaagaaatatttacTGTGAACTAACTCCTTCACATCAAATTCACCTTTTGGTGGAATGTCAGGGAATTTCATTGGGACCATAATTAGGGTTCCAGTGGGTGCTTCTAGGTCCTGATAATCCTCTCCCTCCACGAAAGATACAGTAGTAACCATTTTTTTACCACGATCTTGGTCCTCAGGATTAGGGGATCTTAACAATTGTATCCGTTCTCGTTCCATAGCTATTTCATCGGCGAGCGTAAGCGGCTTGCCCAATTTCGCTGAAAGTTCTTGCCTCAACTGTGTAATGCCAAGGGCTAACGCAGATGACTTCTTTATCCGCCTCACTTCCAAGTAATCCTTATAACGCTCGtcaaattcattttttaGTCTTTGAATCAGATCAACCTCGTGCATTTTTATAAACTGGTTTCTTAATGTCTTGTTCATCAATGAAATATCGCATGCATGTGACCAGTAAGAATCATGAACAGCTGCAAACTGTAGACCCTGGGAACCACACTCAATAGCAGATAACAACATATGAGAAGCATCTAAAGAATGAATGAAGTTTGGGGGCAGTCCAGCCATTTGTTTTCTAGGGTCAATTGGATTTACAGCGAAGGGATCAGCAATGAATACTGTTTGTAGATTAGTGGTAATCTGTCTCTTCTTGATGTCACGGTATGGTTGGACAACAGGCAACCCAAGAGGGCTCGTCCATATCACGGAAGTCATCATTAAAGAGCTGTCTaattttttgcctttttcaATCTCCAAATCTAGTCTGACAGACTTTGAGATTTTTTTAGCACTCTCTGCCAGCCAATCTTGGATTAAGTGAGCAGCATGAAATAATTCACGGATACTTGCAAATACATGTCTTGTTAGGTATCTTGCCATGTCGTATGATTCATTCTTATCAGGAAATGCCTCGCGTAACTCCTTATCAATCTGTTGACTAGCTCCCACAAAGGTGACACCATATACGTTTGTCATAACAGTCCTCTTGACAACCTTTCTATTGATCATGTCCTTTAACTGTTCAGCTTTCTCGTCACCTGCAGCTGCCGCCTTCGTGAGTCTTTCAGTTACTAACTTTGCGACAAATGCATACACATCTTGTGGACGATCACTTGGAACCAAATTAACCTGTCTAGCACCTTCGATATCACCACCTAATGCTGCGTAGTGCTGTAAACCATTACAAGTTCCATCTTGATGAACAGGCTGGTGTGAAATAAAGTCTTCAGGATTTTCTAGCTTATAGGCATCACGTAGTTCCATACAAGTAGCCAGGCATTGCCATGGTTTATCGGCTTTCTTCCACCATCCATTTCCATGAAGTGGATTTTCTGCAGAGTCTTTTATATCTTCCAGATGTTCCTCTGTGAATTTGATACGATCTTCAAAGGGTTTCTTATCCATACCATACAAGTTAGCTAAGTGAACCTTCAACCAGTTTAATCCGTCTTCTCCCAATTTCTTGCCCTgccaaaatattaatagGGCTCTAGTCATATCATTACCCAAGTGGTTAAAGTGGGGAGCCAAGGGGTATGCCCGGCCTCTAAAATCCATATTATGGGGGAAATAGAATTTTTCTCCCAGGAAGGCTCTAGCAATTTCTAATTTATAGTTTGAATCACACCTCATAGCCCTATTGCCTCTATATTCaatgtttttaaaacgGCAATCATTTCTCCATCTTTTCAACTCTAAGGGATCTGATTCCCGTGGGGGTTTAGGTGGCAACTGACAGTCATCTTCTTGTGGAGGAATGTCCAAGTATTCCTCTCCACTGTTCCAAAtctttgataaaattgTAAATAATGGTTTGTTAACGGTCCAAGCTGTGTCTCCTAGAACATTCAAACCCTGatagatattattaacagCACCTTTCCCAGTAACTGCCTTGATATAAGCTAACTGTTCGGGAGAATCTTTAGACCGGATCAGCGTTGACTGTGAATAATAGTAACCTCCAGAATTCCATGAAGTCCATGGTCTTGGCTTCACTAACATGGGTAAGTGTTGCGGCTGGACACTTGCATTCAATCTTTCTCCACCTAATTGGTACGTCAAAGATCTGtgtaattttaaaacaCCAATCTTACTGCCAGTTCTATATTGAAACGTATGACAAATTGCAGGAGCTTCGCCATATACGGCTTCCTTTGTGACTGGGTCGATACCTGTAACTTCAACCCTAGCTACGTTAATCAACATGGAAATGAGGAGAGATCCAATTTTTGCCCTAATCTGGTAGGGCCAGAAAACCTTAGATTGTTCAATTTTGGTGTTACGGAAAGTAGTTTTAGCCATCTGAAGCAGTTTTTTAAACTCTGGAGATTTCTTGCTGACATCTTTGAACATTTGATTTTCACTTTTCAGCAGGGCTTCTGACCTAAATTCCATTTCAACCGCTTTACCAATGGCCATGACAGCTCTTGCAGTTCTCATACCTTCTGATACACCACCCGTTGAGTTCAAACTTAATAGTTCAAGAATCGTGATGACGCTCATTTTTTCTGGGTTTAGCAACGTCAGATATGGGGCGTATTCCATTCTAGCCTTATCCTTCGGACTATGCTGAACAGGCTTTTTTGTATCTATCAAATTAACCAATTCCTTGCAACGCTTAACTTCCTCCCGAACCAAAGGATACATACCATTATACCATTCCCATAATTTAACGTTTAAgctttttttaatgttcAGCCCACCTCTAGTTTTAGCTTCCTCAAACTCATGTCTCCAGCGTTCCTTTGCAGCATCAACCGATCGGTTCTCCAAGTCTCGCTGACGTTCATGGTTGAATTCTTCTAGGAAACTGTCAAACGCAACCCGCTCTTCATCtgttttcaaagatttatACATTTCGAAGAAGTCAATGCTAGTATGCTCAGGTACTACGGTTTTAAGAAGTGGATCAACAACTAGGCCGTTAAGTTTCTTCCGCTGTTCGTCAGAAATGGATAGTCCTAATAAACTGTGCCTTACAGCTCTCATACCAAAGGTTTTGACAGACATCAATTCGGTTACACCTTTTTCAACACTTTTTATGTCTTCCTGTAAACCTTCAGTAGCAGTGATATGCCGTTCATTTTCCCTTTTCAAATGAAGCAGCCCAGTTGATTGCTGCTCCACTGCGGAAACTAAATCATTGGATGACATTGTCTCTTCTAGTATAGATCTTACAGCCTCTGGCAATTCATTCAACTTAACACACTTCAAATCATTGCATAGCTTAGTGTAATCTTGAATAGTCAACACATCTGCATTTTTCATAATAGACCTTACACTTCCACCGGTCATGCAGAGAAATGTAGTCAAATCTGTTTTCAGTGCTGTATCATTCTTGGAAACACGTATAGCATAGTGTATTAGTATTGCTAGTGTCCTGTCATCATAATTacattttggaaaatgattATGGAGATCTGAGTACAACTTTTTTCTCATAGGTTCTACAGATTGAAAATCTTGACAACATCGAAATAAATACTTGTTGTAGTCAGTAATAAAGTAAGCCCTATGTGAAGGTAAATCATATAACGATTGCAATATGGAGAATGCCCTATCCAGGTAGCCTGCTGTTAAACAAGCTTCAAGGAGCGACCACAAGTTCATCACATTGCTACGCTCAATAGCTTCAAATGTAGCATTCGAAGCATCAAATGGTGTAAAATCGGGAGATATAGAAGCTTGActagattttgaaaatcctAAATCAGATAGATCTTTGGTAACGGAACTAGTCTTCAGGAATGCAACTTGTTGAACATCTCCGCAATACGAGGTCCGTTTAATAGCTGTTGCACCTCTAAAGGGCACGCCTGATGACCGTAATAAGGATTTAATACGGCTAACTTTAGACTTTCCCAATGTTTTAGAATATCTAAACATCCTAAAGGCTTCAAATATCCAGAGTTAAACAGTTTCCTTGTCTAAAAATTATCGCAGATGATTAACAATCTACATAAATGAAGCTCATCGCACTTGGaataatttgaaaattttacAATTATCTATCTATACCTTTAatcatttttctttgaatatttcttttttaaatatttatatcatttTCTACGATTGATGatgtcgagggccactagatgaggtcacgtgacagataatacttaggttgatgatcagttactgtttatatagtctctaatctggctcaactaccctctggggatctagctggacctagcatctaatctaatctagctagcttgggtctccttatatacttttctgCTGTCATACTTTAAGCTCTTCTCTCAGCAAGCAACCTGCAGGATGCTGGTTGACACATAACCCGGATGCTGGCTCCTGGTTGACGTCACCATAGTACTCAGCCTTCTCATATTCATCTGATGgctctgatacgctgcttcttagcttggttGTCGCTGTCtactagcttctcttttgattttactgtcgagggccactagttggggtcacgtgctagcttgaacttctcgtcacgtgccaactaatacttaggttgatgatcagttactgtttatatagtctctaatctggctcaactacc contains these protein-coding regions:
- the RPL22A gene encoding 60S ribosomal protein eL22 (similar to Ashbya gossypii ACR221W 1-intron) yields the protein MAPNTFKKQKIAKTFTVDVSSPTDNGVFDPASYAKYLVEHIKVDGHLGNLGNAITVEENGSTVTIVSTAKFSGKYLKYLTKKYLKKNQLRDWIRFVSSSTNEYKLTFYQVTPEDEEDEE
- the BMT6 gene encoding 25S rRNA (uracil2843-N3)-methyltransferase (similar to Ashbya gossypii ACR222W) gives rise to the protein MSKQPSHSLPVHHKDTLPPQQILDLFKVVFKQELYESDEQQLSNEIQIVKSDLYNRDYISAFNTASKRAAYCCRWSPSRAVAYASLFATLTPVADILAGSNFAAANVKSSAVGRCHSTSFGSQPEDLTNNILCIGGGAGGELVALVSAFTLSRDFNSKFQKKIPCSNQNRLSITLVDISNWEDIIQRLNDSINTNWLHEQSKFLNVEFKNDDILKIPLADLQLPRLDLITSLFTTNELFLENRVSAVRLFQKLNTHCTSGCLLLIVESAGSYSHITIGSRRFPIQFLIDTLLLGKPGEQEKGNWELLSKDDSLWYRGDANLSYPMKLENMRVFYRLYRKK
- the MOB2 gene encoding Mob2p (similar to Ashbya gossypii ACR223W 1-intron) encodes the protein MSFLNSLKGFGRTSKKNKGSPTRASQASVAHGIYGTPQSNGSRLSFRKGRSPTRRSGTSQQPQSQQQTTQQSQVVTDKIESQQVMFLSEPFLRTALVKGSFKTIVQLPKYVDVGEWIALNVFEFFTNLNQFYGVIAEYVTPDAYPTMNAGSRTEYLWLDANNRQVALPAGQYIDLALSWINNKVNDQNLFPTKSGIPFAQNFIRDVQRIMIQMFRIFAHIYHHHFDKIVHLSLEAHWNSFFAHFISFAKEFNLIDRKEMYPLELLIESLEKQGKII
- the RPO41 gene encoding DNA-directed RNA polymerase (similar to Ashbya gossypii ACR224C), with translation MFRYSKTLGKSKVSRIKSLLRSSGVPFRGATAIKRTSYCGDVQQVAFLKTSSVTKDLSDLGFSKSSQASISPDFTPFDASNATFEAIERSNVMNLWSLLEACLTAGYLDRAFSILQSLYDLPSHRAYFITDYNKYLFRCCQDFQSVEPMRKKLYSDLHNHFPKCNYDDRTLAILIHYAIRVSKNDTALKTDLTTFLCMTGGSVRSIMKNADVLTIQDYTKLCNDLKCVKLNELPEAVRSILEETMSSNDLVSAVEQQSTGLLHLKRENERHITATEGLQEDIKSVEKGVTELMSVKTFGMRAVRHSLLGLSISDEQRKKLNGLVVDPLLKTVVPEHTSIDFFEMYKSLKTDEERVAFDSFLEEFNHERQRDLENRSVDAAKERWRHEFEEAKTRGGLNIKKSLNVKLWEWYNGMYPLVREEVKRCKELVNLIDTKKPVQHSPKDKARMEYAPYLTLLNPEKMSVITILELLSLNSTGGVSEGMRTARAVMAIGKAVEMEFRSEALLKSENQMFKDVSKKSPEFKKLLQMAKTTFRNTKIEQSKVFWPYQIRAKIGSLLISMLINVARVEVTGIDPVTKEAVYGEAPAICHTFQYRTGSKIGVLKLHRSLTYQLGGERLNASVQPQHLPMLVKPRPWTSWNSGGYYYSQSTLIRSKDSPEQLAYIKAVTGKGAVNNIYQGLNVLGDTAWTVNKPLFTILSKIWNSGEEYLDIPPQEDDCQLPPKPPRESDPLELKRWRNDCRFKNIEYRGNRAMRCDSNYKLEIARAFLGEKFYFPHNMDFRGRAYPLAPHFNHLGNDMTRALLIFWQGKKLGEDGLNWLKVHLANLYGMDKKPFEDRIKFTEEHLEDIKDSAENPLHGNGWWKKADKPWQCLATCMELRDAYKLENPEDFISHQPVHQDGTCNGLQHYAALGGDIEGARQVNLVPSDRPQDVYAFVAKLVTERLTKAAAAGDEKAEQLKDMINRKVVKRTVMTNVYGVTFVGASQQIDKELREAFPDKNESYDMARYLTRHVFASIRELFHAAHLIQDWLAESAKKISKSVRLDLEIEKGKKLDSSLMMTSVIWTSPLGLPVVQPYRDIKKRQITTNLQTVFIADPFAVNPIDPRKQMAGLPPNFIHSLDASHMLLSAIECGSQGLQFAAVHDSYWSHACDISLMNKTLRNQFIKMHEVDLIQRLKNEFDERYKDYLEVRRIKKSSALALGITQLRQELSAKLGKPLTLADEIAMERERIQLLRSPNPEDQDRGKKMVTTVSFVEGEDYQDLEAPTGTLIMVPMKFPDIPPKGEFDVKELVHSKYFFS